Proteins encoded together in one Altererythrobacter epoxidivorans window:
- a CDS encoding flavodoxin family protein, whose translation MSEKTLLVVWHSRTGASEAMAKAVAKGAGEAALLLKAEGVRREDFESAGAYCFVCPENLASMSGMMKEMFDRLYYPLLGSIEGRAYATIIAAGSDGEGAQRQIDRIATGWRLRRVMDEMIVNFDAQTPAEILAMKTVPQSIIDDCQDLGSGMAEGLRLGIF comes from the coding sequence ATGAGCGAGAAGACGCTTTTGGTCGTCTGGCACAGCCGGACCGGTGCGAGTGAAGCGATGGCGAAAGCGGTCGCGAAGGGGGCTGGCGAGGCAGCACTTCTGCTGAAAGCAGAGGGAGTGCGGCGCGAAGATTTCGAGTCCGCCGGTGCCTATTGCTTCGTCTGCCCGGAAAATCTCGCAAGCATGAGCGGGATGATGAAAGAGATGTTCGACAGGCTGTATTATCCGTTGCTCGGATCGATAGAGGGGCGAGCCTACGCCACGATCATTGCCGCTGGTTCGGATGGCGAGGGCGCACAGCGCCAGATCGATCGCATCGCTACAGGTTGGCGGCTGCGCCGGGTCATGGACGAGATGATCGTCAATTTCGACGCACAGACGCCTGCGGAAATACTCGCCATGAAAACTGTGCCGCAATCCATAATCGATGATTGCCAGGATCTCGGTTCCGGAATGGCAGAGGGACTGCGCCTCGGTATTTTCTAA
- the recJ gene encoding single-stranded-DNA-specific exonuclease RecJ, whose protein sequence is MASRAISAALGIEHSLSGKKWQWRGGNFGIEGGISGLEDDILTQLLLTRGVAREDIERHAKPTLKGFLPNPSEFRDMDVAAERIAQAILSDEKITIYGDYDVDGATSAALLVNLLKDLGVDAGYYIPDRLLEGYGPSGEALVRLGDEGSSLIVTVDCGAMAHEALKQASDAGVDVIVVDHHKCSPDLPITAALVNPNRLDENDLASSHGHLAAVGVAFLLAIALVRTLRAQGYFENRQEPDLMGLLDLVALGTVADVAALHGLNRAFVAQGLKVMARRDRIGMAALIDASRLNRAPKCSDLGFALGPRINAGGRVGESTLGVRLLTTTDMDEARAIAEQLSALNEERRAIEAEVQEAAESQIDSQHNRGVILLSGHGWHPGVIGIVAGRIKEKTGKPSIVIALDSEEGLGKGSGRSISGVDLGAAIIAAREHDLLVAGGGHAMAAGLTVEEAKLNALSEFLDERLAKQVMLARENQEMQIDLAVSAGGLTPDLVETLERAGPYGVGWPGPRVAVGPVRIVKADIVGKDHLRIIAAGQDGRSFKAIAFRAAESDMGQTLLQRHTGALFHLAGRVKIDDWGPRPQAELHLEDAARIN, encoded by the coding sequence ATGGCATCGCGCGCAATTTCAGCAGCATTAGGAATCGAACACTCGCTATCCGGCAAGAAGTGGCAGTGGCGTGGCGGCAATTTCGGCATCGAAGGCGGTATTTCGGGCCTCGAGGACGATATTCTCACGCAGCTCTTGCTTACGCGCGGCGTGGCACGAGAAGACATCGAGCGTCATGCGAAACCGACCCTGAAGGGATTTCTGCCGAACCCGTCCGAATTTCGTGACATGGACGTGGCAGCCGAACGCATCGCGCAGGCGATACTGAGCGACGAAAAGATCACGATCTACGGCGATTACGATGTCGACGGCGCGACAAGCGCGGCCCTGCTGGTCAATCTTCTCAAGGATCTGGGTGTCGACGCAGGCTATTACATTCCCGACCGCCTGCTCGAAGGATATGGGCCAAGCGGCGAGGCGCTGGTGCGGCTCGGCGATGAAGGGTCGAGCCTGATCGTTACCGTCGATTGCGGGGCAATGGCGCACGAGGCATTGAAGCAGGCAAGCGATGCGGGCGTCGATGTCATTGTCGTCGATCACCACAAGTGTTCTCCCGACCTTCCCATCACGGCAGCCTTGGTGAACCCCAACCGGCTCGACGAGAACGACCTCGCCAGTTCGCACGGCCATTTGGCGGCAGTAGGTGTCGCATTCCTGCTGGCGATTGCTCTGGTTCGAACCTTGCGAGCCCAAGGCTACTTCGAGAACCGGCAAGAACCCGACCTGATGGGGTTGCTCGACCTCGTCGCCCTGGGGACAGTTGCGGATGTGGCTGCCCTGCATGGGCTCAACCGCGCTTTTGTCGCGCAAGGCCTGAAGGTGATGGCGCGGCGTGATCGCATCGGCATGGCAGCACTCATCGATGCAAGCCGATTGAACCGCGCACCAAAGTGCAGCGATCTCGGCTTCGCACTAGGCCCCCGCATCAATGCAGGCGGCCGTGTGGGCGAATCGACCCTCGGCGTCAGGCTGCTCACCACGACCGATATGGATGAAGCACGCGCGATCGCCGAACAACTTTCGGCCCTCAACGAAGAGCGCCGCGCGATCGAAGCGGAAGTGCAGGAGGCGGCGGAAAGCCAGATCGACAGCCAGCACAATCGCGGCGTCATCCTGCTATCCGGTCACGGCTGGCATCCCGGCGTGATCGGCATCGTTGCTGGCCGGATCAAGGAAAAGACCGGCAAGCCCTCGATCGTTATCGCACTCGATTCGGAAGAAGGCCTTGGCAAGGGTTCGGGCAGATCGATTAGCGGCGTCGACTTGGGAGCGGCGATTATTGCTGCCCGCGAACACGATCTTCTCGTCGCAGGCGGCGGCCACGCCATGGCTGCCGGTCTGACCGTAGAAGAGGCCAAGTTGAATGCATTGTCCGAGTTTCTCGACGAGCGGCTTGCGAAACAGGTCATGCTCGCGCGCGAGAACCAGGAGATGCAGATCGACCTTGCCGTTTCCGCAGGCGGCCTGACACCCGATCTGGTCGAGACGCTCGAACGCGCCGGCCCCTACGGCGTCGGCTGGCCCGGTCCTCGCGTGGCCGTTGGCCCCGTCAGGATCGTGAAAGCGGACATCGTGGGCAAGGATCACTTGCGAATCATCGCTGCGGGCCAGGACGGGCGGTCGTTCAAGGCGATCGCGTTCCGTGCTGCGGAAAGCGATATGGGTCAAACCCTGCTGCAACGTCACACGGGGGCGCTCTTCCATCTCGCAGGTCGCGTCAAAATCGACGATTGGGGTCCACGCCCCCAGGCCGAATTGCATCTTGAGGATGCGGCCCGAATTAATTGA
- a CDS encoding sensor histidine kinase produces the protein MDSGHQIPVAGILLALAAGIAMLVFRVDVFLVIAVLVIWIGSLMLAHSRPPEIQSNKRSQPLMREAIAELIESSYTPLLVTDRDRVAIANRSARQILGNHIIGQDVRVAFRHPEAIALLTDDRNGTAVVRGLVQRRDIWRISRQSVGDDLAVIELINQTAEADISRAHTDFVANASHELRTPLASIIGYVETLDDDSDSIDPATSKRFLERIRQEANRLQNLVSDLMSLSRVEAEKHDLPETVFSLMPVVERAARDGAGHDRFARVELSTEEDFHIRGDERQIEQLVRNLVDNALKYGAPDEKVTVELKSARNRQVCLSVTDRGEGISPEHLPHLTRRFYRTDPGRSRASGGTGLGLAIVKHIVERHRGRLDIESVVGKGTTFSVRFPVAQSTPEPDQD, from the coding sequence ATGGATTCGGGGCACCAGATACCGGTTGCCGGCATTTTGCTGGCCCTAGCCGCAGGCATTGCGATGCTGGTGTTTCGAGTCGACGTTTTCCTCGTCATCGCCGTTCTCGTGATCTGGATCGGGTCGCTGATGCTCGCGCATTCCAGGCCTCCTGAAATCCAGTCGAACAAGCGCTCGCAGCCTCTCATGCGAGAAGCAATCGCAGAACTGATCGAAAGCTCCTACACCCCGCTGCTGGTGACCGATCGCGACCGGGTGGCAATTGCCAACAGATCGGCACGCCAGATCCTGGGCAACCATATCATCGGACAGGACGTGCGTGTGGCCTTCCGCCATCCCGAAGCCATCGCCCTCCTCACCGATGACCGCAACGGAACCGCCGTCGTGCGCGGTCTCGTCCAGCGTCGCGACATCTGGCGGATCAGCCGCCAGTCGGTCGGGGACGATCTGGCAGTCATCGAATTGATCAACCAGACGGCCGAAGCGGACATCAGCCGCGCGCACACGGACTTCGTTGCCAATGCCAGCCATGAGCTGCGCACCCCCCTCGCCTCAATCATCGGTTACGTCGAAACGCTCGACGACGATTCGGATTCGATCGATCCGGCGACATCGAAACGTTTTCTCGAGCGCATCAGGCAGGAGGCCAACCGGCTGCAGAACCTTGTCAGCGACCTGATGTCACTGTCACGGGTCGAGGCTGAAAAGCACGACCTGCCGGAAACCGTCTTTTCTCTCATGCCTGTCGTAGAGCGCGCGGCGCGCGACGGTGCGGGACACGACCGCTTCGCCCGCGTGGAGTTGTCGACCGAAGAAGACTTCCACATCAGGGGTGACGAGCGGCAGATCGAACAGCTCGTGCGGAACCTCGTCGACAACGCGCTCAAATACGGCGCGCCGGACGAGAAGGTCACGGTAGAACTGAAATCTGCTCGCAACCGCCAGGTATGTCTTTCGGTAACCGACCGCGGCGAGGGAATTTCACCGGAGCACCTGCCCCATCTCACCCGGCGATTCTATCGCACCGATCCCGGTCGAAGCCGGGCATCAGGGGGTACCGGCCTCGGTCTTGCGATCGTCAAGCACATCGTGGAGCGCCATCGCGGGCGTCTCGACATCGAAAGCGTTGTTGGAAAAGGCACGACCTTTTCCGTCAGGTTCCCGGTCGCGCAGTCGACACCAGAACCGGATCAGGACTAA